The proteins below come from a single Paludibacter jiangxiensis genomic window:
- the tilS gene encoding tRNA lysidine(34) synthetase TilS → MEFTNKVISYITTHQLCKEGAKLVVGVSGGADSVALLHVLHNTGYKCIVAHCNFHLRGVESDADETFVRDLADKWHIPFFSTSFDTKTFAKENGISIEMAARDLRYEWFATLKKEQNADAIAIAHHLDDSIETFFINLSRGTGLRGLLGIQPKQGYVIRPFLSVSRDEINNYISANNLRSRMDLSNFDQLIIRNKIRHSLIPVFESFNPSFRQIMAENFSRLGELNEVANDLIESFRKDAVIDHEDYFSISISKLHNQSNAHYFLFELLKPYNFNDATVNDILHHLDGESGKSFFSSTHRIIKDRNHLLVTSSIAADNSSYLIPEGTSSIDKPINLYLSQPISIEPASIVKNSNIACIDFEKLTFPLKIRRPKEGDFFYPLGMTGKKKISDFFIDKKLNLLEKENCWLLTSEDQIVWVIGYRIDDRFKIDDNSKKMIKISLSKDIV, encoded by the coding sequence AGTCATATCTTATATTACAACCCATCAACTTTGCAAAGAAGGTGCAAAGCTGGTTGTGGGTGTTAGCGGCGGAGCCGATTCCGTCGCGTTGCTTCACGTTTTGCATAATACCGGTTATAAATGTATCGTTGCTCACTGTAATTTCCATTTACGTGGAGTTGAATCTGATGCTGACGAAACTTTTGTAAGAGATTTAGCCGACAAATGGCATATTCCTTTTTTTTCAACATCATTCGATACTAAGACATTCGCCAAAGAAAACGGAATTTCAATTGAAATGGCAGCACGCGATCTCAGGTATGAATGGTTTGCAACATTAAAAAAAGAGCAAAACGCAGATGCAATTGCTATTGCCCACCACCTTGATGACTCAATTGAAACTTTCTTCATCAACCTTTCGAGAGGCACCGGATTGCGTGGACTATTGGGAATTCAACCTAAGCAAGGCTACGTTATACGACCGTTCCTATCCGTTTCCAGAGATGAAATAAATAATTACATATCTGCCAATAACTTACGGTCACGAATGGACCTTTCGAATTTTGACCAATTAATCATTCGCAACAAGATCCGACATTCATTGATTCCGGTGTTTGAATCTTTCAATCCATCTTTCAGGCAAATAATGGCGGAGAATTTCTCACGGTTAGGAGAACTGAATGAAGTGGCAAATGATCTTATTGAGTCGTTTAGAAAAGATGCTGTGATTGATCATGAAGACTATTTTTCAATCTCCATAAGCAAATTGCATAATCAATCCAATGCCCACTATTTTCTATTTGAACTGCTTAAACCGTATAATTTTAATGACGCAACAGTAAACGACATACTGCATCATCTTGATGGAGAATCTGGTAAATCATTCTTTTCTTCAACACACAGAATAATTAAGGACAGGAATCATCTGCTAGTAACGTCTTCTATAGCTGCCGATAATTCAAGTTATTTGATACCAGAAGGAACATCAAGCATAGACAAACCGATCAACCTTTATTTATCACAACCGATCAGTATTGAACCTGCCAGCATTGTAAAAAACAGCAATATTGCCTGTATTGATTTTGAAAAGCTTACTTTTCCGCTTAAAATAAGACGCCCGAAAGAGGGAGACTTCTTTTATCCCCTGGGAATGACTGGCAAAAAAAAAATAAGCGATTTTTTTATCGACAAAAAACTCAATCTGCTTGAAAAAGAAAATTGTTGGCTTCTAACATCTGAAGATCAGATTGTTTGGGTTATTGGATATCGTATCGACGATCGTTTTAAAATCGACGATAATTCAAAAAAAATGATAAAAATCAGTTTATCAAAAGATATTGTGTGA
- the rho gene encoding transcription termination factor Rho produces MYNILELREKDLADLKAIANDMQIKRFESLSKDELVYRILDEQAITKAAEKKGEVKDGDDAKKRRTRMKSNNKPVAGSSGESQKTASPAQPTPSPKKEISVATSSSSPKQEISKETTTPQNQKPKQQQKPKNQQPKQDTPKPAPVSAKQPVKDTSEIVAESTPEEPEFSPIVEVALPQEPQAVEAPVVTNKNQQNRQQRPQNSNNNSNQNYQNQNNQNNQKKQSEPTEKPYEFEGILTGSGVFEPMQDGYGFLRSPDYNYFTSPDDIYVSQSQIKLFGLKKGDTVEGAIRPPKEGEKYFPLIKVTKINGRTPEFVRDRLAFDHLTPLFPDEKFKLTTSKNDPLSVRVVDLFSPIGKGQRGLIVAQPKTGKTILLKDIANAISANHPEVYMIVLLIDERPEEVTDMERSVNAEVIASTFDEPAERHVKVADIVLEKAKRLVECGHDVVILLDSITRLARAYNTVAPASGKVLSGGVDANALHKPKRFFGAARNIENGGSLTIIATALTETGSKMDDVIFEEFKGTGNMELQLDRKLSNKRIFPAVDIMSSSTRRDDLLHDAETLNRMWILRKYLSDMNPVEAMEFLKERLERTETNEEFLATMNG; encoded by the coding sequence ATGTATAACATTCTAGAACTAAGAGAAAAAGATCTTGCTGACCTGAAAGCTATTGCCAACGACATGCAGATTAAACGCTTCGAATCGTTGTCAAAAGATGAACTGGTCTACAGGATTCTTGATGAACAAGCTATTACCAAAGCCGCAGAAAAAAAAGGTGAGGTAAAAGATGGTGATGATGCAAAAAAACGAAGAACACGTATGAAAAGCAACAACAAACCAGTTGCCGGAAGTAGCGGGGAATCACAAAAAACTGCATCTCCTGCACAACCAACTCCCTCCCCTAAAAAAGAAATTTCTGTTGCTACATCTTCATCCTCTCCAAAGCAAGAGATTTCAAAGGAAACAACAACTCCTCAAAATCAAAAACCGAAACAACAGCAAAAGCCGAAAAATCAACAACCTAAGCAGGATACGCCTAAGCCAGCACCTGTTTCTGCAAAACAACCGGTAAAAGACACTTCGGAGATTGTCGCTGAAAGCACGCCCGAAGAGCCAGAATTTTCTCCGATAGTGGAAGTTGCTTTGCCTCAAGAGCCTCAGGCTGTTGAAGCCCCTGTTGTCACTAATAAAAATCAGCAAAACAGGCAACAACGCCCACAAAATAGCAACAATAATTCTAATCAGAATTATCAGAATCAAAACAATCAGAACAACCAGAAAAAACAAAGCGAACCGACCGAAAAGCCTTACGAATTTGAGGGTATTCTTACCGGATCCGGGGTATTTGAACCAATGCAGGATGGCTATGGTTTTCTGCGTTCTCCTGATTATAACTATTTCACTTCACCTGACGACATCTATGTTTCTCAGTCGCAAATAAAGCTTTTTGGTCTTAAAAAAGGAGATACAGTCGAAGGCGCAATTCGCCCTCCAAAAGAAGGTGAAAAGTACTTCCCGCTTATAAAGGTTACGAAAATCAACGGACGTACTCCCGAATTTGTGCGCGATCGTTTGGCATTCGACCACCTTACTCCTCTTTTCCCGGATGAAAAATTCAAACTGACAACCAGCAAAAATGATCCTCTTTCGGTTCGTGTTGTCGATTTATTTTCACCTATCGGTAAAGGCCAACGTGGATTGATTGTAGCTCAGCCGAAAACCGGTAAAACTATATTACTAAAGGACATTGCAAACGCAATATCAGCGAACCATCCTGAAGTTTACATGATTGTACTTCTCATCGACGAACGTCCTGAAGAAGTAACCGACATGGAACGCAGCGTAAATGCCGAAGTGATTGCTTCTACATTCGACGAACCGGCAGAACGCCATGTAAAAGTAGCCGACATTGTTCTTGAAAAAGCAAAACGTTTGGTAGAATGTGGCCACGATGTTGTAATCTTACTGGACTCTATAACCCGTTTGGCACGTGCTTATAACACCGTAGCGCCAGCTTCCGGAAAAGTTTTGTCCGGTGGTGTTGACGCAAATGCGCTTCACAAACCGAAACGTTTCTTTGGAGCTGCCCGTAATATTGAAAACGGAGGCAGCCTTACTATTATTGCTACGGCTCTTACAGAAACCGGTTCGAAAATGGACGATGTGATCTTTGAAGAATTCAAAGGAACTGGTAATATGGAATTACAGCTCGATCGTAAGTTGTCGAACAAACGTATTTTCCCTGCTGTAGACATTATGTCTTCAAGCACCCGGCGCGACGATTTGCTTCACGATGCTGAGACGCTCAACAGAATGTGGATTTTGCGGAAATATCTTTCCGACATGAACCCTGTTGAAGCAATGGAATTTTTGAAAGAACGTCTCGAACGTACAGAAACTAATGAAGAATTTCTGGCGACAATGAACGGATAA
- a CDS encoding argininosuccinate synthase has product MKEKVVLAFSGGLDTSFCAKYLSVEKGYEVHTAIANTGGFSEKELKTIEERAFKLGAATHATLDVTKEYYEKSIKYMVFGNVLRNGTYPISVSSERIFQAIAIIEYAKKIGAKYVAHGSTGAGNDQVRFDLTFQVLAPEIEIITPTRDMTLTREYEINYLKDHGYEADFTKMEYSINKGLWGTSVGGKETLKSDQTLPEEAYPSQITKNDGELLTIDFKKGEICGVNGVTFEDKIEAIRAVETAGAAYGIGRDMHIGDTIIGIKGRVGFEAAGALLIINAHKMLEKHTLTKWQQYWKDQLGTWYGMFLHEAQYLEPVMRDMEQFLESTQQNVTGTVKIQLRPYSYTLIGVESSFDLMKTDFGEYGEVNRAWSADDVKGFTKILANQMKIYYNVQKRNEK; this is encoded by the coding sequence ATGAAAGAAAAAGTTGTTTTGGCATTTAGTGGTGGTTTGGATACTTCCTTTTGTGCCAAGTATTTATCGGTAGAAAAAGGTTATGAAGTTCACACTGCGATTGCAAATACAGGAGGTTTTTCTGAAAAGGAACTGAAAACTATTGAGGAACGTGCCTTTAAACTTGGAGCAGCTACTCATGCTACGCTTGATGTTACCAAGGAATATTATGAAAAGAGCATCAAATATATGGTGTTCGGGAATGTACTTCGTAATGGTACATATCCTATTTCGGTAAGTTCTGAGCGCATTTTTCAGGCAATTGCAATTATTGAATATGCAAAGAAAATTGGAGCTAAATATGTAGCACACGGAAGTACCGGTGCAGGTAACGATCAGGTTCGTTTTGACCTTACATTTCAGGTTTTAGCCCCTGAAATTGAAATTATTACTCCGACTCGCGATATGACCCTTACCCGTGAATATGAGATTAATTATCTGAAAGATCACGGTTATGAGGCAGATTTTACAAAGATGGAATACTCTATAAACAAAGGTTTATGGGGAACCAGCGTAGGAGGTAAGGAAACATTAAAATCGGATCAAACCTTGCCTGAAGAAGCTTATCCAAGTCAGATTACAAAGAACGATGGTGAATTACTGACGATTGATTTCAAAAAAGGCGAAATTTGTGGTGTAAACGGAGTGACTTTCGAGGATAAAATCGAAGCTATTCGTGCTGTTGAAACCGCCGGAGCAGCATATGGAATTGGTCGTGACATGCACATCGGAGATACAATTATCGGTATTAAAGGACGCGTGGGGTTTGAAGCAGCGGGTGCGCTTTTGATCATTAATGCTCATAAAATGCTGGAAAAGCACACTCTGACCAAATGGCAACAATATTGGAAAGATCAGTTGGGCACCTGGTACGGCATGTTCCTGCATGAAGCTCAATACCTTGAGCCGGTAATGCGTGACATGGAGCAGTTTTTGGAAAGCACCCAGCAAAATGTAACCGGCACTGTCAAAATACAGCTGCGTCCTTACAGTTATACATTGATAGGTGTTGAAAGCTCGTTTGACCTTATGAAAACGGATTTTGGAGAATATGGCGAAGTAAATCGTGCATGGTCAGCTGATGATGTAAAAGGTTTTACCAAGATTCTTGCCAACCAAATGAAGATTTATTATAACGTACAAAAAAGAAACGAAAAATAA
- a CDS encoding DUF4861 domain-containing protein: MKKNSILLLGALMCAVSIHAVSIVRVTIENPSVWAQNNVPVVVPVSKLSAKSGAKVVSAAVVVNKKQVPSQLDDLNRDGSADELAFLVNLQPKQKITVSVKVAADSSLYKQFKEKTHAQMWRKDKQTKTIVPTIEESSTTGNLYQSLHHHGPAFESEYMAYRLYFDEKQTVDLYGKKKHRLELMDTKWYPTDKQIAEGYGDDILWVKATAGCGTLKGWDGAKATHISPVSNRTGRVVVSGPVRSIIEMEADGWQYQGKSIDLKQRYIIYADHRDIEVQVMQNLPTTLCTGVQTFFDASEKMTDAKGAVAIWGTGLQYPVTDNPRTKPQTVGLAVSVPLATLKESTQDKDNLLLLLEGRDFTYHITSAWEQEEGGFKQSKNFFDYVKKWNQELQNPIKVTVLFY, encoded by the coding sequence ATGAAGAAAAATTCGATTCTGCTGCTTGGTGCTTTAATGTGTGCCGTAAGTATCCATGCAGTATCTATAGTTCGTGTGACTATAGAAAATCCATCAGTATGGGCGCAAAACAATGTTCCTGTAGTTGTGCCTGTCAGTAAATTAAGTGCGAAAAGCGGAGCAAAAGTTGTATCTGCTGCAGTTGTTGTGAATAAAAAGCAAGTACCGTCTCAGTTAGATGACCTGAACCGTGATGGCTCTGCTGATGAATTGGCCTTTCTGGTCAATTTGCAACCAAAGCAAAAAATAACAGTATCGGTGAAAGTTGCCGCAGATAGTTCTCTTTATAAGCAATTTAAAGAGAAAACACATGCTCAAATGTGGAGAAAAGATAAACAGACCAAAACGATAGTTCCAACTATTGAAGAATCATCAACGACAGGGAATCTATATCAAAGTTTGCACCATCATGGACCTGCTTTTGAGTCGGAATATATGGCCTATAGACTATATTTTGACGAAAAACAGACTGTTGATTTGTATGGAAAGAAAAAGCATCGTCTTGAATTGATGGATACAAAATGGTATCCTACCGACAAGCAAATTGCTGAAGGCTATGGAGATGATATACTGTGGGTAAAAGCTACAGCCGGTTGTGGAACCCTGAAAGGATGGGATGGTGCAAAAGCGACTCATATTTCTCCTGTGAGCAATCGTACAGGCCGTGTTGTCGTGAGTGGTCCTGTGCGTTCAATAATTGAAATGGAAGCCGATGGATGGCAGTATCAGGGCAAATCTATTGACCTTAAACAACGCTATATTATTTATGCGGATCACCGGGATATAGAGGTGCAGGTTATGCAAAATCTACCAACAACGTTGTGTACAGGTGTTCAAACATTTTTTGATGCTTCGGAGAAAATGACAGACGCAAAAGGAGCTGTGGCTATATGGGGAACTGGTCTGCAGTATCCTGTGACAGACAATCCGAGAACTAAACCTCAAACTGTAGGATTGGCAGTGTCTGTTCCTCTTGCAACATTAAAAGAGTCAACTCAGGACAAAGATAATTTATTACTCTTGCTTGAAGGAAGGGACTTTACATACCATATTACCTCGGCTTGGGAGCAGGAGGAAGGTGGTTTTAAACAGTCAAAAAACTTCTTTGATTATGTAAAAAAATGGAATCAGGAACTACAAAATCCGATTAAGGTGACGGTTCTTTTTTATTAA
- a CDS encoding GNAT family N-acetyltransferase, producing the protein MSEGAKVEIVVANESHLEYVNTILDTISAAAAKRGTGIAKRSPEYIEKKILEGKAIIALTEDGEFAGFCYIESWGDKQFVANSGLIVVEKFRGQGLAKAIKKKSFDLSREKFPNAKLFGLTTGLAVMKINSELGYRPVTFSELTHDEAFWKGCEACVNFDILKRNNYKMCLCTGMLYDPEEHATEKKTQSAWKKVFSQLFPKPKKKADKKVVNVKTKE; encoded by the coding sequence ATGTCAGAAGGAGCAAAAGTTGAAATTGTGGTTGCCAATGAAAGCCATTTAGAGTATGTAAATACTATATTGGATACTATTAGTGCAGCAGCCGCAAAAAGAGGAACCGGTATTGCTAAGCGTTCGCCCGAATATATTGAAAAGAAGATATTGGAAGGAAAAGCTATAATTGCATTAACCGAAGATGGTGAGTTTGCAGGTTTTTGCTACATCGAAAGTTGGGGCGATAAGCAATTTGTCGCTAATTCAGGTCTTATTGTTGTTGAAAAATTCAGGGGACAGGGATTGGCAAAAGCGATTAAGAAAAAATCGTTTGACTTGTCGAGAGAAAAATTTCCAAATGCAAAATTGTTTGGATTAACAACAGGACTGGCGGTTATGAAAATCAATTCCGAATTGGGTTACAGACCTGTGACTTTTTCAGAACTCACCCATGACGAAGCCTTTTGGAAAGGTTGTGAAGCTTGCGTGAATTTTGATATCCTGAAGCGCAATAACTATAAAATGTGCTTGTGTACAGGTATGCTGTATGATCCGGAAGAGCATGCAACAGAAAAGAAAACGCAAAGTGCATGGAAAAAAGTGTTCTCTCAGCTTTTTCCAAAGCCCAAAAAGAAGGCCGACAAGAAGGTGGTGAACGTAAAAACAAAAGAATAA
- a CDS encoding TIGR01212 family radical SAM protein (This family includes YhcC from E. coli K-12, an uncharacterized radical SAM protein.), whose product MPLPYNDYTTRLREILGVRVQKISINAGFTCPNRDGKVGTGGCTYCNNQTFNPEYCMQDKSVTQQITEGILFFRKKHEEQKFLAYFQAYTNTYGELCHLIRLYEEALAYPDVIGLVIGTRPDCVNEELLDYFQKLSRKCYVMIEYGVESTCDKTLNFINRGHSFESAQNAIRATAERGIYTAAHLILGLPGEDRTTLLSHALHLSKLPLTAIKLHQLQLIKGTTMAQQYIKHPEWFRLFSVDEYIDLCIDFLELLHPDISIERFTSLSPSRLLLAPDWKVKNYEFVVKLQRRMKERDTQQGKLYHALI is encoded by the coding sequence ATGCCACTACCTTACAACGATTACACAACACGACTCCGGGAAATATTAGGTGTTCGTGTTCAGAAAATTTCTATTAATGCCGGCTTTACATGTCCAAACCGCGACGGAAAAGTAGGGACTGGGGGTTGCACATACTGCAACAATCAAACTTTTAATCCTGAATATTGTATGCAGGATAAAAGTGTAACTCAACAAATAACTGAAGGCATTTTGTTTTTCAGGAAAAAGCACGAAGAGCAAAAGTTTCTGGCATATTTTCAGGCCTATACCAATACCTATGGTGAACTCTGCCATTTAATCCGTCTATACGAAGAAGCGTTAGCTTATCCTGATGTGATCGGCCTTGTAATTGGCACCAGACCTGACTGCGTTAATGAAGAACTTCTCGATTATTTTCAAAAGCTATCCCGCAAATGCTACGTAATGATTGAATACGGGGTGGAGTCTACCTGCGATAAAACGCTCAATTTTATCAATCGCGGTCACTCCTTCGAAAGTGCGCAAAATGCCATTCGCGCAACTGCGGAACGAGGCATATATACTGCCGCGCACCTTATACTGGGACTTCCCGGCGAAGACCGGACTACCTTACTTTCACATGCCCTGCACTTATCAAAACTACCGCTTACCGCTATTAAACTGCATCAGCTCCAGCTAATAAAAGGGACAACAATGGCTCAACAATACATAAAACATCCGGAATGGTTTCGTCTGTTTTCTGTTGATGAGTATATTGATTTGTGTATTGATTTTCTGGAATTGCTTCATCCTGATATATCTATCGAACGGTTCACTTCCCTGTCTCCCTCCCGTTTACTTTTAGCTCCAGATTGGAAAGTAAAGAATTACGAATTTGTTGTTAAATTGCAACGCCGAATGAAAGAAAGAGATACCCAGCAGGGAAAATTGTACCATGCTCTTATATAA
- a CDS encoding arginine repressor: protein MGKKDRLDKIKEIIVSFNISSQDELLNVLKTSGFDLTQATLSRDLKQLKVAKIPTVSGYRYSLSSKVVEYGRAKSNTKSTSRIPGGILSIDFTGTMGVIKTSPGFASALAWSIDNYADNRILGTIAGDDTIFLALNEKSSRREVLSLLSELFPEIKAEKTT from the coding sequence ATGGGAAAGAAAGACCGTTTAGACAAAATCAAGGAGATTATCGTTTCTTTCAATATCAGCAGTCAGGATGAATTGCTGAATGTGTTGAAAACAAGTGGTTTCGATTTGACTCAGGCCACGTTGTCCCGTGATTTGAAGCAGCTGAAAGTTGCAAAAATTCCGACTGTAAGTGGTTACCGTTACTCTCTTTCGAGTAAAGTGGTTGAGTATGGCCGCGCAAAAAGTAATACAAAATCAACAAGCCGTATTCCCGGAGGCATCCTTTCTATTGACTTTACAGGTACAATGGGAGTGATAAAAACAAGTCCCGGTTTTGCCAGTGCTTTGGCTTGGAGTATTGATAATTATGCAGACAACCGGATTTTGGGAACTATTGCGGGTGACGATACCATTTTTCTGGCTCTTAATGAGAAATCATCCAGACGAGAAGTGCTTTCCCTATTGTCAGAGCTTTTTCCTGAAATAAAAGCAGAAAAAACGACGTAA
- a CDS encoding bifunctional nuclease family protein, giving the protein MQKSAAFPGKLLIFFVKTIKSLVWDKNSTKKIVCLLKLNNSIMSSRVKLTIQGLISSKTQYNTYALVLGDESRKRRITVIIGHAEAESIALQLQNIKTPRPMTHDLMLNALSGFKIELVEVNIHHFEKGIFHSELLLLSNEKTLVVDARTSDAVALAIRASCPIFIEQDLFDQYSISLDEEEKEAEVAEEADQAVYEEPSLEELEKRLQHAIANEQYEEAARLRDEINRKRNPKDSNQ; this is encoded by the coding sequence GTGCAAAAATCAGCAGCTTTTCCAGGAAAACTGCTGATTTTTTTTGTCAAAACGATAAAATCGTTAGTCTGGGATAAGAACTCAACGAAAAAAATAGTATGTTTGCTTAAACTTAATAATTCAATTATGAGTTCACGCGTTAAATTAACTATTCAAGGTCTTATAAGCAGTAAAACGCAATACAATACTTATGCGTTGGTCTTGGGAGATGAGAGCCGCAAACGTCGTATTACAGTGATTATAGGACATGCAGAGGCGGAATCTATAGCATTGCAATTGCAAAATATAAAAACCCCACGTCCAATGACTCATGACTTGATGTTGAATGCGTTATCCGGATTTAAGATTGAATTGGTGGAGGTAAATATTCACCATTTTGAAAAAGGTATATTTCATTCGGAGCTTCTTCTTCTGAGTAATGAAAAGACTCTTGTTGTTGACGCCAGAACATCCGATGCCGTTGCTTTGGCAATAAGAGCATCGTGTCCCATATTCATCGAGCAGGATTTGTTCGATCAATATTCCATATCGTTGGATGAAGAAGAAAAAGAAGCGGAAGTAGCAGAAGAGGCTGATCAGGCAGTTTATGAGGAGCCATCGCTTGAAGAGCTCGAAAAACGCTTGCAACATGCTATTGCCAACGAACAGTATGAAGAAGCTGCCCGTCTTCGGGACGAAATAAACCGCAAAAGAAATCCTAAAGATTCCAATCAATAA
- a CDS encoding tetratricopeptide repeat protein — translation MYRSLCLLFMYALLVVSCSHSTHEQKLLLSRADSLMQIKPDSALYLLKKITNYKQLANGDKAWFAVLWNKALLKNDIEVSSDTLIRYATNHYGKDDPINAGYAWYLLSRCEKSKGNAQGEADALFKAQEYAIYSKNLKLQACVWDAKSLMYKSQHKLDSMYHYANLAYLAFQKQKDTRNAVVCLLNMGINSSMSKRLDRALAYYLKAEELAKHTNEPLLLSSAYTQLCYTYYQMGNYPRALQYSRLSTKTSDYYDYNKWINMASIYIKTGALDSAHYYLSKGSPSVDRIKFYYELWETLHEKRGDFKSALIYEKKYAFILDSLNQKSLSESFAGLEKKYNYQKYQTENQSLTINNQRKNILILVLLLLLSSVAMLFFIFKNRQHRKLLTQQRLLTSKEEALVKKEQEKNTILAKQFDIQQNALKAISLLKQNASTFIKADDVFKDTKTKKEFVTQQNEALSALYKNTIENVDLLYNNISKRLAASFPDLLESDILICCLLLAGFDNISIASLLDILPKSYNMRRTILRKKLNIPHEVNLTEFLANF, via the coding sequence ATGTACCGTTCCCTGTGCTTGCTTTTTATGTATGCACTGTTAGTCGTGTCATGTAGTCATTCTACACATGAACAGAAGCTTCTACTTTCCCGGGCTGACAGTCTTATGCAAATAAAGCCTGACAGTGCTCTCTATCTATTAAAAAAAATCACCAACTATAAACAACTTGCAAATGGAGACAAAGCATGGTTTGCTGTACTTTGGAATAAAGCTCTTTTAAAAAATGACATAGAAGTTTCGTCTGACACTTTAATCCGTTACGCAACAAATCATTATGGAAAAGATGACCCTATAAATGCCGGATATGCATGGTATTTATTATCAAGGTGCGAAAAAAGCAAGGGAAATGCACAAGGAGAAGCCGATGCCTTATTCAAAGCTCAGGAATATGCCATTTACAGTAAAAACCTTAAACTTCAGGCTTGCGTGTGGGATGCAAAATCATTAATGTATAAGAGTCAGCACAAACTGGACAGCATGTATCACTATGCAAATCTGGCTTATTTGGCGTTTCAAAAACAAAAAGATACTCGTAATGCGGTTGTTTGTTTATTAAATATGGGAATAAACAGCTCTATGTCAAAACGGCTGGATAGAGCGTTAGCTTATTATCTAAAAGCAGAGGAACTTGCGAAACACACCAATGAACCTCTTTTATTATCTTCTGCATATACCCAACTATGCTATACTTACTATCAAATGGGCAACTACCCAAGAGCTCTTCAATATTCACGCTTATCCACAAAAACATCAGACTACTATGATTATAACAAATGGATAAACATGGCTTCAATTTATATTAAAACAGGGGCATTAGACTCTGCGCATTACTATTTATCCAAGGGTTCACCTTCTGTGGATAGAATCAAATTCTACTATGAATTATGGGAAACCCTGCATGAAAAGCGCGGAGATTTCAAAAGTGCCCTTATTTACGAAAAGAAATACGCATTTATCCTTGATTCTCTGAATCAAAAATCTCTCTCTGAGAGTTTTGCCGGATTAGAAAAAAAGTACAACTATCAAAAATACCAAACTGAAAATCAGTCTCTCACTATCAACAATCAAAGAAAAAATATTCTGATTCTCGTTTTACTTCTTCTTTTGAGCAGTGTCGCCATGTTATTCTTCATCTTCAAAAATCGTCAACATCGCAAATTATTGACTCAACAACGGCTTTTAACATCTAAAGAAGAAGCTCTTGTAAAAAAAGAACAGGAAAAAAACACCATTCTCGCAAAACAGTTTGACATACAACAAAATGCCCTGAAAGCGATTAGCCTGTTGAAGCAAAATGCATCTACTTTCATTAAGGCAGATGATGTCTTCAAAGATACCAAAACAAAAAAAGAATTTGTTACCCAACAAAACGAAGCCCTCTCTGCTCTTTATAAAAACACTATCGAGAATGTAGACCTGCTTTACAATAATATCTCAAAACGGTTAGCCGCTTCATTTCCAGATTTGCTCGAGAGCGATATTTTAATCTGTTGCCTGCTGCTGGCCGGATTCGATAATATCTCTATAGCATCACTTTTAGATATTCTCCCAAAATCATATAACATGCGGAGAACCATCTTACGCAAGAAGCTCAATATTCCACACGAAGTTAATTTAACCGAATTTCTTGCCAATTTTTAA
- a CDS encoding PadR family transcriptional regulator, protein MNADNVKSQMRKGILEYCILLILDKKPSYASDIITALKEAKIIVVEGTLYPLLTRLKNSDLLAYQWEESTQGPPRKYYSLTEKGELFLLELEKAWDELSETIEAIRNNAND, encoded by the coding sequence ATGAACGCAGATAATGTAAAATCTCAAATGAGAAAAGGCATTCTTGAATATTGCATTCTGTTAATTCTGGACAAAAAGCCATCATATGCTTCAGACATTATCACAGCACTCAAAGAAGCCAAAATCATTGTAGTTGAAGGAACCCTTTATCCGTTACTCACGCGATTAAAGAATAGTGATCTGCTAGCTTATCAGTGGGAAGAATCCACGCAGGGGCCTCCCCGAAAATATTACTCACTAACAGAAAAAGGAGAACTATTCTTACTGGAACTGGAAAAAGCATGGGACGAACTATCCGAAACAATTGAGGCCATCCGTAACAATGCGAACGACTAA